A window of the Procambarus clarkii isolate CNS0578487 chromosome 19, FALCON_Pclarkii_2.0, whole genome shotgun sequence genome harbors these coding sequences:
- the LOC138366286 gene encoding tripartite motif-containing protein 59-like, translating into MMDNNPEECSVCFNNYDDNQLRPRTLPCGHTFCSQCIDNAIKNGQLTCPSCRAEHAATAATQFPINYGMEALIRKLKGIEVVPEKTLPVKPIKTSARGISKKLHSMVEDQKRIISSLITSCEEVFSQLGEYRGQLGDWKTHHLQLQDRLYALVEQNKSAMKLLELEDTSVVDMTTQGEEGKTQLQAMLGNLDTVNTLQEDDTTIDTADECSTKIKD; encoded by the exons atgatg gataacaacccagaggaatgttcagtgtgttttaacaATTATGATGACAATCAGCTACGGCCTCGCACACTGCCTTGCGgacacacattctgctcccagtgtattgacaatgctatcaagaatgggcagctgacctgccccagctgccgtgccgagcatgctgccacagctgctactcagttcccaattaaTTATGGTATGGAGGCCCTTATCAGAAAACTAAAAGGTATCGAGGTTGTACCAGAGAAAACGTTACCAGTAAAACCCATTAAAACTTCTGCAAGAGGAATCAGCAAGAAGTTACATTCCATGGTGGAGGATCAGAAGAGGATCATCAGTagcctcattactagctgtgaagaggtattttcccagctgggggagtaccgggggcagctgggggactggaagactcatcacctccagctccaggacagactctatgctctggtagagcagaacaagtcagcaatgaagctcttggaactggaggacaccagtgtggtggatatgacaacacaaggagaggaagggaagactcagctgcaggccatgttggggaacctcgacacagtcaacaccctACAGGAGGATGacacaaccatagacacagctgatgagTGCAGCACGAAAATAAAAGATTGA